The DNA segment TAAACTCAAAGAAGATTCATAATAGTTAAAATCTTCAAAAGTTAAAGCTTGTTGAGCATGGGATTTTTGACTAATATTGATTAATGCCCGATAATGATATAAAGGAATGCCTTTAGGGGTTTCACTCCAAATCAACGCTTCTAACTGAATTTCTTCCTCGGATTTTTCTACTTCGGTTAAATCAAGACAGTATAAATTAGCTAAGTTATCATCAAAAACAATACCCTTAAGCACCTTATATTTTTGACAACTCAAAAAATGATAACCAGGATAAAATTGCTCGCAAATATTTGTCATCCAAGCTAAGGCACAGACGGCAGGTAAAACAGCATTACCGCCGATTACATGATCGTAAACAAAAGGATTACCCTGTAAGGTTAAGCGCCGATATAAACGATAACTATGTTTTTCTGGGCTAAAAGCTTTTGGTAAGACGGAAATTCCTTGACTCATAATAATAAGTTGGGGAACTTTTGTGTGGTCTTGGGTTAACTCTTCCGCCAAAATTTCTGCCCCTACCCTGAGAGGAATTAGTTTAATATTTTTTTGTGTAAATAATTGTTTCAGTTGCGGTGTTACCATACCTCCATCCCAAGGCCCCCATCCAAAAGAAACCACATGGCACTCTGGATATTTTCTTTGCAACAAATAAGCGTATTTATTTAAAATTTCATTAGCTAATGAGTAGTCAGATTGACCGACATTGCCATAAAAAGAAACAAAAGAAGAAAATAAAGCAATAAACTTTAATTGTGCGATATCGACACAATTTATTAAACTGTGTAAACCTTCTATTTTTACATTATAAACAGTTTGAAAATCCTGTTCTGTTTTATGCTCAATTAACTTGTCTGCCAGATTTCCTGCCCCATGAATAATACCTGTAATTCTTCCCAAGCGTGCGACGACAGGAGCTAATGCAGATTTTAAAGCAGAGGTATCTGTCACATCAATACTTAAATATTCTGCTTCACCGCCTCCTTGTTTAATATCAGCTAGGGTTTGATAAATTTCCCGACTTTGGCATATTTTTTTATAAAGATTCTGCACTTT comes from the Nostoc sp. PCC 7120 = FACHB-418 genome and includes:
- a CDS encoding SDR family NAD(P)-dependent oxidoreductase, with the translated sequence MNTHTKLNSSSVVVVSGGGRGITSECIIYLARKYQCKFILLGRSAILATEPEWSIGCVDESELKKRIMQHLIEQQEKPTPIKVQNLYKKICQSREIYQTLADIKQGGGEAEYLSIDVTDTSALKSALAPVVARLGRITGIIHGAGNLADKLIEHKTEQDFQTVYNVKIEGLHSLINCVDIAQLKFIALFSSFVSFYGNVGQSDYSLANEILNKYAYLLQRKYPECHVVSFGWGPWDGGMVTPQLKQLFTQKNIKLIPLRVGAEILAEELTQDHTKVPQLIIMSQGISVLPKAFSPEKHSYRLYRRLTLQGNPFVYDHVIGGNAVLPAVCALAWMTNICEQFYPGYHFLSCQKYKVLKGIVFDDNLANLYCLDLTEVEKSEEEIQLEALIWSETPKGIPLYHYRALINISQKSHAQQALTFEDFNYYESSLSLNPYQEGILFHHQRFRGIQKILEITANKLIASCFLPEISPAEQGQFLTQSFNPYTADMFFQCLLIWVRQTYGLGSLPLELTALKQFYTLPFNQEFLINLSIEEQSETKVVASAIAHDIQGKVYLEATNMQVTSSARLNQLFLNNTVASKNTVCM